The segment AGATGATCTTGTACACATCTTTGTTGACACAGATAACTCTGGTCCAACTTTTATCTATGTGATAAACACTCTTTTTTTGATTGAAAGACCATGAGCTACACACTTTCAAatctgttcatggtcaggtttcacccatccctccaccagtctacatttcccaccaccaatgtcctcagtttccctcccaccaccccctgccccagatGGTTTCTATGGAAGGATCTTTCAGCtttcattcattctctctctcaataCCAAAAGGTTATTGTTTGTTGCTTTACCTATTTTCATcacacagttcttatctagagtgatcatttccaactatctttgtcatactGTGTTGAAAGACGGCCTGAGCCCCTTAAGATGGTGACCATGGGCTGAGCTCAGGTCTGGAAACCAACTGCTGAAGTGCAGTCATTGAGCACAAGGAATGCCTTTTGCCTCCCCGACATGGGAATGACCCCAGTCTTGGGTCTGTAGTTTGGGACCTTAATGCATTATAGTAGTTAACAAGTTAACTAGTAAGTGATCATACAAGATTGATGATAAAGGAGGAAATGTCCTATGTGATTTACTAGTAATAGGATAATTGCCTTTATTAGTAGTAGGAAAATGTTTATGTGATCATGGAAAGTATATAACCACTGATGATTTGGAATAAAGACACTGCATGCTGGACATGTAGTTATCTGTCCCTTCCTGATCACACTGTGTCATCCCAGGTCTTGTTTCCTCTTGAGATGCAAaaatagtggtcccttctctgtacaAACTGCTTCTCCCCCAATAATTGAagcagactttctttttttttaattaattatttttttaatgaatcatcgtgtgatacagttatagacttacaaactttcctgacTTTTTATCTCTATGGGAGTTATGCAGAAGTGAAGAAATGTGAAACCTAGGTTCACTGGCATCTCTGAtgtacaatatacatatatatgatatatatacaatgtatacatatatgatatatacaagAAACTTCTTTGTGACAATGCACTTGCCCCCATGCAGCTTGGGGGTTAAAATTTAGAGGGGCATGATGAGGGGCAGTGTCTGGTAGGGAAAAAAGATTCTTGTGATGAAATGCTGCAGAATCTGATCCACAAtttaaatacatacaaatatgaAAGTCAATTATTGAAGGCAAAAAATCTTTGTGCTCTATATGACATCTTTATGGAAGTCCCcaactctgaaaaaaattaaaattattctaatcatatattaaaaataataaagtaattttatccaaaatttataattaattctatttaattagtttataaaattattcaaaccCTCCATAAGACAAATCCCTGtcattccatatctgtccctctccttctgactcatttcactcagcatggtattttccatatccatccatttataagcaaatttcatgactatattttctaatagctgcatagtattccattgtttagatgtgccatagtttcttttaaCTAGTagtctgttttcgggcactcatgtcatttccagattctgtctattgtgagcagtgctgcaatgagcatagaagtgcAGGTGCTGTTTCTGCCGTGTGTTTTTGggctcccagggtatattcccagaagtggtgttgctgggtcaaactCAATTGCTGGTTTTTTAGGGAaggttcatactgttttccaaaaaggcaagACTAGTTGACAGATCCACTAATAATGAATGATAGtttatttctccccacatccacagccagcaatgactgttcttgttcttttgtatgtatgccaatctctgtggcatgagatatctcattgttgtttggatttgaATCTGCCTGATAGTTAGTTATGTAGAgaatttttatgtcttttacatttgaatttattctttgaggaagtttctgtggatttcttctccccatttttggatggagcTAGATGTCAAATAATactaatatattcatatattaaccACAGATCTATGCCCTGGGTCATGGTCAATAGATTCACATGATGCTTCAGGGAGTATCTAAGGAGACTCTAATAATGTAAGCTGTAACATGGTATCTCCATTAAAAATCAGCTCTAGACTCAAAGACTACTGAGATACAATACCTATCAGAAGATCCAAGAAAACTTCTAGTACAGAATTTCATACTCAGAACACTGTCTTGATTCCAAGAGAAGAGGCACCAGGAGTACAAGGAAGAAGGATGTGACAATAACATTATAATGCACCACTAGTGCTTTTCCCTATGGAAATCCCAGGCAATCATGGAAATCCATATATAACCCTTTTCCAAATGTATTAAGTGCTCTCTTCACTCTGCAGAAGACCACATTCTCTCCtgaatgtaaatttttttctctcctcttataTTTAAGATATGAGATCCCAAACTAAGAAACTGGTTTTCCAGGAGCAGAACCTGGGAGTCATaaatttgttcttgttcttgacAATAGTCATAATGAAGCAAGGAGGTGCaagtaatttaaaacaaaaatttatcatattaaagcacaattttttaaaagtctctagGAATTTTGTGTGGTTTGGATAAAAGATAAGCTTACAGGAAAATAGGCggggagaagaaaaataattaaaggaaaacatataaaatatttttcttgtttttattttgtaggcttatgttcattttctttccactATATTCCTTGAATGGTAACTAATAAATACACGTATTTATACACTAAAATGTGCCTAAATAAGCACTTGATACATTCAGTAATGATCAATATGTAGCCAGCATTGAGATATTTGAGCAAAAATTAGCTCTTGCATTTTAGGGTTTAGTAGTATATCTTGAGgtttttttaattagataattttcttttcttagactaagcaatggactggagcgatagcacaccagtagggcatttgtcttgcatgcggcagacccaggattgattcctctgtccctctcaaagagcccagccagctactgagagtatcctgccagcacagcagagcctggaagctaccgtggcatattcgatatgccaaaaacaggaaaaacaagtctcacaatggagacgttactggtgcccacttgagcaaatcgatgaacaacaggacgacagtgctacgacagtgctacagactaaGCAACAGCATGCCAAGCTCTTTAGCTATTCAGATCCTCTTTGCCAGTCTCCTTAGTGCACCCTTTACCTCCTTGTTCCTGAGCGTGTAGATGAGTGGATTTAGAGTTGGAGTTACAACAGTGTAGAAAAGGGTGAAAAATTTGCCATTTTCATGAGTATAGTTATTCTTGGGCTGAAGATATACAGCCGTGACTGTGCCATAGAAGAGAAAGACTACAAGAAGATGAGAACTGCAAGTGCCAAATGCTTTTTTCTGCCCTGcagttgattttattttcagaacagCCTTAGCAATAGAACTATAGGACCAAATAATTATCATCAAGGGCACCACTAGGAGAACAATACTGGATATGGACATTTGTAATTCATTATAAGTGGTATCTGCACTAGAAATCTGAATCAGTGCTGGTACTTCACACACAATGTCATCTATCTCTTTACTGGCACAGAAGGGTAACTGGAGGGTAGTAGGAGACTGAACCAAAGACTGAACCAGGCCAATCCCCCATGCAAGGATGGACAGGTTCAGGCATAGTTTTGTGTGCATGATAACATTATATTGAAGAGGATGACACACTGCCACATAGCGGTCAACAGCCATGACCACAAGAAGGACACATTCAGTGGTTCCAAGCCACAAGAAAACAAAGAGTTGAATGGCACAACCGACATAACTGATGCTCTTTTCAGGACCCCAGAAATTAATTAACATCTGTGGAACACAGCTACTAGTAAAACAGAGATCTAAAAGGGAAagattggaaagaaagaaatacattggGGAATGGAGTTTGGGATCCTTCCAGGAGATGATAATTATAATCACATTTCCAGTAACAGTcatacaataaaaaaatagagttaCCCAAAAACAAATCTTCTCTAGATATGGCTTGTTAGAGAAGCCCAGGAGGATAAAATCACTGTGACTTTCATTGCAAATTTGGGTCATAATTCCTATAACAGTCGTCTCTTTGGAGACCGGTCCAAATGTAGTTACTTAAAAATCTGAAGGTTCCAATAAAAGACAGGAAGAGGACCAGAAAGATGAATTGTTTGCTTCCAGAAGAATGTGATTTTTGTCTCCtgtattttaaggaaaaataaaatattcagctacttttacaaaaataattcattttactaaatattggcgcattgggggctctttcagaatcaggggaatgaggactatcattgatactgtttttagcatatccagtacaccacaggtagcttaatATGCCCAATATGCAatcgggctacattagcacacaataaggatgaatggagacgttactggagcccactcaagcaaattgatgaacaatgggatgacagtgatacagtgatacagtgatactaaatatTACGGTATTCAATTTTTAATGGAACTTTTAATAGTTATTTGCTATTGTTTATATTCTTGCTCTTTGTCTATCACTTTCATCCAAATCATTACACAAACCTACATTTGACAAAATATGCCTCTCTATGTAATGGGTAGGTGAGAAATTTTTAGCTAGAGATAAGTTTCTTTTTTAGGGAGAGCGAAGGCAAGGTGGGttacaccaagcaatgctcaggttttacttctggctctgttctcaggaatcattctttcaagggcttgggagaccccatggggtgccagtgatcaaatctgaCTCAGCAGTGCAAAAGTGCAATCTCTAGCTCATAgcttgagggaaaaaaaactgatATTTATAAAAGGCAGTAAATATGCTATATTAAAACCTATACTAGATTTGCCATGAAATTAACAATTTTCTTTAGCTTGCTTAGTTAGCTTACTTAATCCTTCAGAATGAAAAGAAACCACATGGTAAAACACTTCCTAGATATCTTACTGTACTTAATATTAAGTAATGCTATGACTAATTCATCAATTTTAAATAATCCTAATCATGATAAAGTTATatgtatgaaataaaaatctttttaataagataaaatcatttaaaatcatattaaaatagtACCTGTGTCAAATGGTCTACTTAAGTCATAAGTTTAAGGAAAAATTTTGACAAAATGTGACATTTATAATTTGTTATTTCATAGGTATACATTACTActgaatttttatacttttagtgAACTTTGAGTGACATAACTGCAAGatacaatctttcttttttttttataatttacttatttttaattagagaatcaccgtgagggtacagttacagatttatacactcttgtgcttatacttccctcatacaaagttcgggaacccatcccttcaccagtgcccattctccaccacccgtaaacccggcgtccctcccaccctccccaatcccatctcccccccaccccaccctgccactgtggcagggcattcccttctgttctctctctctaattagctgttgtggtttgcaataaaggtgttgagtggccgctgtgctcagtctctagccctcattcagcccgcaactcccttcccccacatggccagaaagagagagacagacatagaaagactgcactcatctatggtatatagaatatcagagtgggagactaatacccaagaactgtagaaataagtaccaggaggttgaccccatggcttcgcggctggcctcacgttccggggaaagggcaactcagagaagcgatcaccaactacattgtagttgaagatACAATCTTTCTTATCTGTATATGTTTTGCCTTTAATTTTTGGAgctcaatatttaatattatgaatttttttcctaTCTACCACCCCTAATCTTACATGTCCATAATTAAGTACATTTGACTACCCACATACTAAAGTAGATTCATTTGAATTTAATTCAACGATTTCCATGCTTATAAGACATTATTCTACAGTTATTTCCAGGTATAAGTTATTAAGATAAATCAGATATTTTATGTCTCACTATTGGAATTATTCTGAGATCCAATTATGTCATGTTCTTTAAAAGCTCTGTGTCTGAGTATTTTTCCTGTGCCATTTTTATTATATCTagagaaatttttcaaataataatttaaatgcaagcactttagggctggagtgatagcacagcgagtagggcattggctttgcacccggccgactcaggtttgaatcccagcatcccatatggttccctgaacaccaccaggggtcattcctgagtgcataagccaggagcaacccttgtgcatcgccaggtgtgacccaaaaagcaaaaaaaaaaaaaaaaaaaaaaaggaagcacttTGGTTATAAAATTCTATTCAGATATTTTTTAGAAGAAGATTAAATTATAATGATTTTTAGAATGTCTCTTGCATCACCAGAGAAACAGTAGGGGAATTTAAGGCATTCTTGTTGCTTACATATGACTCAGTCTTGATCTCTAGGACTATATATATGCCCCACCAAggttcagccaggagtgatcattgagaaTAGATTCAGGAGTAAGGCTTTAcagcatatggcccccaaaacaaataataatgactTGTAAATTTCCTCATTTCCAAAACCAAGATGCCTCCTAATCCATCCTTTAACTTTCAACTATTTTTCTCTTAGTC is part of the Sorex araneus isolate mSorAra2 chromosome 2, mSorAra2.pri, whole genome shotgun sequence genome and harbors:
- the LOC101558194 gene encoding olfactory receptor 2H2-like, which produces MTQICNESHSDFILLGFSNKPYLEKICFWVTLFFYCMTVTGNVIIIIISWKDPKLHSPMYFFLSNLSLLDLCFTSSCVPQMLINFWGPEKSISYVGCAIQLFVFLWLGTTECVLLVVMAVDRYVAVCHPLQYNVIMHTKLCLNLSILAWGIGLVQSLVQSPTTLQLPFCASKEIDDIVCEVPALIQISSADTTYNELQMSISSIVLLVVPLMIIIWSYSSIAKAVLKIKSTAGQKKAFGTCSSHLLVVFLFYGTVTAVYLQPKNNYTHENGKFFTLFYTVVTPTLNPLIYTLRNKEVKGALRRLAKRI